One Nitrospirota bacterium genomic window carries:
- a CDS encoding RidA family protein, whose product MFIEEKLKMLGIELPSVPKPVGSYVSLLQAGSLLFLSGLLPVIEGTLKYRGRVVSEVSIEEAEDAARIIVINALSIVKAALGDLDRVERCVKLTGYVASDNTFTEQPRVLNAASNLLVDIFGEKGKHTRAAIGVSVLPLNAPLEIEFIFEVG is encoded by the coding sequence ATGTTTATTGAGGAAAAACTTAAGATGCTCGGTATCGAGCTTCCTTCTGTGCCAAAACCTGTTGGTTCCTATGTCTCACTACTTCAGGCAGGCAGTCTTCTTTTCCTGAGCGGTCTTTTGCCTGTTATTGAAGGAACCCTTAAATATAGAGGCCGTGTGGTTTCTGAGGTTTCTATCGAGGAAGCAGAGGATGCTGCGAGAATAATTGTAATAAATGCTTTATCTATAGTTAAGGCAGCCCTGGGAGACCTGGACAGGGTTGAGAGGTGTGTGAAGTTGACTGGTTACGTGGCCTCAGATAATACTTTTACCGAACAGCCCAGAGTTCTCAATGCCGCATCTAACCTCCTTGTTGATATTTTTGGAGAGAAAGGAAAACATACGAGGGCAGCAATCGGTGTATCGGTCTTACCACTTAATGCCCCCTTAGAGATAGAATTTATTTTTGAGGTAGGATGA